Proteins co-encoded in one Ralstonia sp. RRA genomic window:
- the fmt gene encoding methionyl-tRNA formyltransferase: protein MTPSLRVAFAGTPEFAQIALAAIHQAGFPIVAVLSQPDRPAGRGMQLQASPVKQYALSHLGQGFGPILQPPSLRRTGKYPQEAAEAIDALAAQRPDVMVVAAYGLILPQEVLDLPRFGCINIHASLLPRWRGAAPIHRAIEAGDAESGITLMQMDAGLDTGDMISMERAPIGLADTTGTLHDTLAALGGRMVVEALTRLAQDGRKLPATPQPAEGVTYAEKIAKDEAALDWSRQSAALLRQVHAFNPFPGASATLDGVTIKFWQAEALADRPTEAEPGMVLAANADGVTIACGAGALRVTQLQKPGGKRLPAREFLQGLAIQPGQRFASRA from the coding sequence ATGACGCCCTCCCTTCGCGTAGCGTTTGCCGGCACGCCTGAATTTGCGCAGATCGCCCTGGCGGCGATCCACCAGGCCGGCTTCCCCATCGTTGCCGTGCTGAGCCAGCCGGATCGTCCGGCCGGACGCGGCATGCAGTTGCAGGCGAGCCCTGTCAAGCAATACGCCCTATCGCATCTCGGGCAGGGGTTCGGGCCGATCCTGCAGCCGCCGTCGCTGCGTCGCACGGGTAAATATCCGCAGGAGGCCGCGGAAGCCATTGATGCACTGGCCGCGCAGCGCCCCGACGTGATGGTGGTGGCCGCCTACGGCCTGATCCTGCCGCAGGAAGTGCTGGACCTGCCGCGCTTTGGCTGCATCAACATCCACGCCTCGCTGCTGCCGCGCTGGCGGGGTGCGGCGCCCATCCACCGCGCCATCGAGGCCGGCGATGCCGAATCGGGCATCACGCTCATGCAAATGGATGCGGGCCTCGACACCGGCGACATGATCAGCATGGAGCGCGCGCCCATCGGCTTGGCCGACACCACGGGCACGCTGCACGACACGTTGGCCGCGCTCGGCGGGCGCATGGTGGTGGAGGCGCTGACCCGGCTGGCGCAGGACGGCCGCAAGCTGCCCGCTACGCCGCAACCGGCAGAAGGCGTGACCTACGCCGAGAAGATCGCCAAGGACGAAGCCGCGCTCGATTGGTCACGCCAGTCTGCCGCGCTGCTGCGCCAGGTGCACGCGTTCAACCCATTCCCTGGCGCATCGGCCACGCTCGATGGCGTGACGATCAAATTCTGGCAAGCCGAGGCGCTGGCCGACCGGCCGACCGAAGCCGAACCCGGCATGGTGCTCGCCGCCAACGCCGACGGCGTGACAATTGCCTGTGGCGCCGGCGCGCTGCGCGTGACACAGTTGCAGAAGCCGGGCGGCAAGCGCCTGCCCGCGCGCGAATTCCTGCAGGGCCTGGCGATCCAGCCGGGCCAGCGCTTCGCCTCGCGCGCCTGA
- a CDS encoding glycosyltransferase family 39 protein: protein MPPDANARTPSLPLMSTVPANAGPDTRARSFTAVLVRHWRAIVVLMVCAYFVAGTFWRAPWKADEPYSFGVVLNIIERGDWVIPNVAFEPFVEKPPLVYWTGALAALAVPDLPPHEAVRLAVLFWMALTCLAVWRTARLLRGEARDWRMRVGAQLARGRPGPTLAERRIAGLDSGGAAFRDYALSALLLFAGCIGLVEHVHKFIADVPQLAGTAIALYGLVRYVKASEAGGVHGVDVLRPALWFGTGVGVAFLGKGVLVPGLFGLTLLAAMVLLPDFRNRQAWRFYGLSLLAALPWLVIWPAIFWHESPDLFIEWFWVNNLGRFFGFSHLGGEKGSLVTTVRSILLTGTPAVWPAVAVLGISLYKLVRQRGRGARAAWLLPYQGHLVVALFVLVTIAVVLRSAVLRDVYLMPLQPALVLLGAPMLLLIPPAWRTRAWVVSVTLFGVLGMVVWAVWATLVTNGGQSLPGWLAKVLGRVLPLPYDMLLHPVAVLAAAGMTVLWIVCVWLRPARSGVVAWAAGLGMVWGLLGTLLMPWVDDARSYRPLFQAIKPVLESAQICVATRGMGESERALMHYETGVRPVKWLLGHSGAGDDHRPNPTARTCDLMLVLEKRPEHSRRRPQGDNWEMVWRGSRPGDTNETFSLFQRRSNGVSETLPSPEPIVPLADTPHRGSR, encoded by the coding sequence ATGCCGCCCGACGCCAACGCGCGCACGCCCTCCCTCCCGCTGATGTCGACCGTACCCGCCAACGCCGGCCCGGACACGCGCGCACGCAGCTTCACCGCCGTGCTGGTGCGACATTGGCGCGCGATCGTCGTGCTGATGGTGTGCGCCTATTTTGTGGCGGGCACGTTCTGGCGTGCGCCCTGGAAAGCCGACGAGCCGTACTCGTTCGGCGTGGTGCTCAACATCATCGAGCGCGGCGACTGGGTGATCCCCAATGTCGCCTTTGAGCCTTTCGTCGAGAAGCCGCCACTGGTGTACTGGACCGGCGCACTGGCCGCGCTGGCCGTGCCCGACCTGCCGCCGCACGAAGCGGTGCGTCTGGCCGTGCTGTTCTGGATGGCGCTGACCTGCCTGGCGGTCTGGCGCACCGCACGCCTGCTGCGTGGCGAGGCACGTGACTGGCGCATGCGCGTCGGCGCGCAACTGGCACGTGGGCGCCCCGGCCCGACACTGGCCGAGCGCCGCATCGCCGGGCTGGATTCTGGCGGCGCAGCGTTTCGTGATTACGCGCTGAGCGCACTGTTGCTGTTTGCCGGCTGTATCGGGCTGGTCGAGCATGTCCACAAGTTCATTGCCGACGTGCCGCAGCTGGCTGGCACAGCCATCGCGCTGTACGGCCTGGTGCGCTATGTGAAGGCGAGCGAAGCGGGCGGCGTACACGGTGTGGACGTACTGCGTCCGGCCCTGTGGTTCGGCACGGGCGTCGGCGTGGCGTTCCTCGGCAAGGGCGTGCTGGTACCGGGCCTGTTCGGGCTGACCCTGCTGGCGGCAATGGTGCTGCTGCCGGACTTTCGCAATCGCCAGGCATGGCGCTTCTATGGGCTGTCGCTGCTGGCAGCGCTGCCTTGGCTGGTGATCTGGCCGGCCATCTTCTGGCATGAATCGCCAGACCTGTTCATCGAGTGGTTCTGGGTCAACAACCTTGGCCGCTTCTTCGGGTTCTCGCACCTGGGCGGTGAGAAAGGATCGCTCGTCACCACCGTTCGCTCAATCCTGCTGACCGGCACGCCGGCGGTGTGGCCGGCGGTGGCGGTGCTGGGAATCTCGCTCTACAAACTGGTGCGCCAACGCGGACGCGGTGCGCGGGCAGCCTGGCTGCTGCCGTATCAGGGGCACCTGGTGGTGGCGCTGTTCGTGCTCGTGACGATTGCCGTGGTGCTGCGCTCAGCCGTGCTGCGCGACGTGTATCTGATGCCGCTGCAACCGGCACTGGTTCTGCTGGGTGCGCCGATGTTGTTGCTGATTCCGCCCGCTTGGCGTACGCGCGCCTGGGTGGTATCGGTCACGCTGTTCGGCGTGCTGGGAATGGTGGTCTGGGCCGTGTGGGCGACGCTCGTGACGAACGGTGGGCAGTCGCTGCCGGGCTGGCTGGCCAAGGTGCTGGGCCGCGTGTTGCCGCTGCCGTACGACATGCTGCTGCACCCGGTGGCCGTGCTGGCGGCCGCCGGCATGACCGTGCTGTGGATTGTCTGTGTGTGGCTGCGTCCGGCACGTTCGGGCGTGGTGGCGTGGGCAGCAGGTCTTGGCATGGTGTGGGGCCTGCTCGGCACACTACTGATGCCGTGGGTGGACGATGCGCGCAGCTACCGCCCCCTGTTCCAAGCGATCAAACCCGTTCTCGAATCCGCGCAGATCTGCGTGGCCACGCGCGGCATGGGCGAGAGCGAACGCGCGTTGATGCACTACGAAACCGGCGTGCGCCCGGTCAAATGGCTGCTCGGCCACAGCGGCGCAGGCGACGACCACCGCCCCAACCCGACCGCACGCACCTGCGACCTGATGCTGGTGCTCGAAAAAAGGCCGGAGCATAGTCGACGCCGCCCACAAGGCGACAACTGGGAAATGGTATGGCGCGGCAGCCGCCCCGGCGACACCAACGAAACGTTCTCGCTTTTCCAGCGGCGCAGCAACGGCGTATCGGAGACGTTGCCCTCGCCCGAGCCCATCGTCCCGCTCGCCGACACGCCACATCGCGGCAGCCGCTAA
- the def gene encoding peptide deformylase, with protein MALLNILQYPDPRLHKVAKPVVEVNDRVRKLVADMAETMYEAPGVGLAATQVDVHERVITIDVSESRDELRVFINPEIVWASAEHKVWDEGCLSVPDIYDKVERPDRVRVRALNEKGETFELEADGLLAVCIQHEMDHLMGKVFVEYLSPLKQTRIRSKLKKHQRDLEHQR; from the coding sequence ATGGCCCTACTGAATATCCTGCAATACCCTGATCCGCGGCTGCACAAGGTCGCCAAACCGGTCGTTGAAGTGAACGATCGCGTTCGCAAACTGGTGGCCGACATGGCCGAGACCATGTACGAGGCGCCTGGCGTGGGCCTGGCCGCCACGCAGGTCGACGTGCATGAGCGCGTGATCACCATCGACGTGTCGGAGTCGCGCGACGAACTGCGCGTGTTCATCAACCCCGAGATCGTCTGGGCCAGCGCCGAGCACAAGGTCTGGGACGAGGGCTGCCTGTCCGTGCCCGACATCTACGACAAGGTTGAACGCCCCGACCGCGTGCGCGTGCGCGCACTGAACGAAAAGGGCGAAACCTTCGAGCTGGAGGCCGATGGCCTGCTGGCCGTGTGCATCCAGCACGAAATGGATCACCTGATGGGCAAGGTGTTTGTCGAATACCTCTCGCCGCTCAAGCAGACACGCATCCGCTCCAAGCTCAAGAAGCATCAGCGCGATCTGGAGCACCAGCGCTGA
- a CDS encoding LysM peptidoglycan-binding domain-containing protein has translation MLIKPATQSTTKARQSYVCALSAVAAATLFCVGAAHAAERTVSPAQQAQATVAAQTGIPESELATSAPAQYTVRRGDTLWAISGKYLKRPYRWPELWGMNREQIRNPHLIYPGQVLYLHHANGRAWLSSSPASADGSTVRLSPHTRVSGQDGDAISSIPASVIEPFLTQPIVVDEETLATPARIFELPEGRVYLGKGESAYARGLPDGEAGQAGTEWQAYRPVKPLKDPVTGNVLGYEADFLGTLRVVRAATGPQAVTKMEALTSKEEMGVGTQLMPLPPRVPVRYVPHAPEGNVHGVVAKVTGGVRFGGSDQVVVLNIGSQQGLEAGHVLALSRAGTVVKDRTAGGEAVQLPEERYGLAFVFRVFPHVAYALVTDSSNTVEVGDAVDNPMTQP, from the coding sequence ATGCTGATCAAGCCCGCCACGCAATCCACCACAAAAGCGCGCCAGTCTTACGTTTGCGCCTTGTCTGCGGTTGCCGCGGCAACGCTGTTTTGCGTAGGTGCCGCACATGCTGCCGAGCGCACTGTCTCTCCGGCGCAACAAGCGCAAGCCACTGTGGCCGCGCAAACAGGGATTCCTGAGTCCGAACTCGCCACCAGCGCGCCTGCGCAGTACACCGTGCGCCGCGGCGATACGCTGTGGGCGATCTCCGGCAAGTATCTCAAGCGGCCGTACCGCTGGCCTGAACTGTGGGGCATGAACCGAGAGCAGATTCGCAATCCGCATCTGATCTATCCGGGCCAGGTGCTCTATCTGCATCACGCCAACGGCCGCGCCTGGCTGTCGAGCTCGCCGGCCTCGGCGGACGGCAGCACGGTGCGCCTGTCGCCGCATACCCGAGTGTCGGGCCAGGACGGCGACGCTATCTCCAGCATTCCCGCCTCGGTCATCGAGCCATTCCTCACGCAGCCGATCGTCGTGGACGAGGAAACGCTGGCGACGCCGGCGCGCATTTTTGAACTACCGGAAGGCCGCGTCTACCTGGGTAAGGGCGAGAGCGCCTATGCTCGTGGTCTGCCCGATGGGGAAGCCGGTCAAGCCGGCACCGAGTGGCAAGCCTATCGCCCGGTCAAGCCGCTCAAGGATCCGGTCACAGGCAACGTGCTCGGCTATGAGGCCGACTTCCTCGGCACCCTGCGTGTGGTGCGCGCGGCCACCGGCCCGCAGGCCGTGACCAAGATGGAGGCGCTGACGTCCAAGGAAGAAATGGGCGTCGGCACGCAACTGATGCCGCTGCCGCCGCGCGTGCCGGTGCGCTACGTGCCACATGCGCCCGAAGGCAACGTGCACGGCGTGGTTGCCAAGGTGACGGGCGGCGTGCGCTTTGGCGGTTCGGATCAGGTGGTGGTGCTGAACATCGGCAGCCAGCAAGGGCTGGAGGCCGGCCATGTGCTGGCATTGTCGCGTGCCGGCACGGTCGTCAAGGATCGGACCGCCGGCGGTGAAGCCGTGCAACTGCCGGAAGAACGTTACGGCTTGGCCTTCGTGTTCCGTGTGTTCCCGCACGTGGCCTACGCGCTGGTGACGGACTCGTCGAACACCGTGGAGGTGGGCGATGCTGTCGATAATCCGATGACGCAACCCTGA
- the dprA gene encoding DNA-processing protein DprA, translating to MTDASQVAAGAATDSIDSLSCTRDSVELAAWLRLTETPGVGPVAARQLLAAFGLPQDIFAQPYSSLARVLPERQARALLAAPDETLAALIERTVAWANEPGNAVFTLADRGYPPRLLELTDPPTVLYAKGDVSLLRAAAVGVVGARSATAAGIDNARAFAQALSAASVTIVSGLALGIDAAAHEGALNGPGSTIAVVGTGLDIVYPARNRALAHRIAEAGVIISEYPLGMGARAENFPRRNRLIAGLARGLLVVEAAAQSGSLITARLAAEQGRDVFAIPGSIHSPLAKGCHLLIKQGAKLVETAADILDELGWGRTVAPVKRASRTAPAESAAIAAAPAARLAPSAAETTLLDALGFDPVDLDTLCERTGQAAAALSAQLLALELDGRVERQPGGRFLRLP from the coding sequence TTGACTGATGCCTCACAGGTCGCGGCGGGTGCCGCGACCGACTCCATTGATTCCCTCTCCTGCACACGCGATTCCGTAGAGCTGGCCGCGTGGCTGCGTCTGACAGAAACCCCCGGTGTCGGCCCTGTTGCCGCGCGTCAGTTGCTGGCGGCCTTCGGCTTGCCGCAGGACATCTTCGCCCAACCGTATTCCTCGCTTGCCCGGGTGTTGCCCGAGCGGCAGGCGCGCGCGCTATTGGCCGCGCCGGACGAAACGCTGGCTGCGCTCATCGAACGCACCGTCGCGTGGGCAAATGAGCCTGGCAATGCCGTCTTTACGTTGGCCGATCGAGGCTATCCGCCCCGCTTGCTGGAGCTGACGGACCCGCCGACCGTGCTGTACGCCAAGGGCGATGTGTCGCTGCTGCGTGCGGCGGCGGTGGGTGTGGTGGGCGCCCGCAGTGCCACGGCGGCTGGCATCGACAATGCGCGGGCGTTTGCGCAGGCGCTATCTGCGGCGAGCGTGACGATCGTCTCCGGCCTGGCGCTGGGCATCGATGCGGCGGCGCATGAGGGCGCACTGAACGGGCCCGGCAGCACCATCGCCGTGGTGGGTACGGGCCTCGATATTGTTTACCCGGCGCGCAACCGGGCGCTGGCGCACCGCATTGCCGAGGCCGGGGTCATCATCTCCGAATACCCGCTAGGGATGGGCGCGCGTGCTGAGAACTTTCCGCGCCGCAATCGCCTGATCGCCGGTCTCGCGCGTGGGTTGCTGGTGGTGGAGGCGGCGGCGCAGTCCGGCTCGCTGATCACTGCGCGGCTGGCGGCTGAACAGGGCCGCGATGTGTTTGCGATTCCGGGCTCGATTCACTCGCCGCTGGCCAAGGGCTGCCACCTGCTGATCAAGCAAGGCGCCAAGCTGGTGGAAACTGCCGCCGACATCCTCGACGAGTTGGGCTGGGGGCGTACAGTCGCGCCGGTCAAGCGTGCTTCGCGCACTGCGCCGGCCGAAAGTGCCGCCATTGCGGCAGCACCCGCTGCGCGCCTTGCGCCAAGCGCGGCTGAAACCACGCTGCTCGATGCGCTCGGCTTTGACCCCGTTGATCTAGATACCTTGTGCGAGCGCACTGGTCAGGCCGCGGCTGCGTTGTCGGCACAGCTTCTGGCGCTGGAACTGGATGGCCGCGTGGAGCGCCAGCCCGGCGGGCGCTTTCTGCGGCTTCCTTGA
- a CDS encoding thioredoxin family protein, with protein sequence MPLLSPDTDATTLHTRMRTGQLLVACLCAEWCGTCRSYRTTFTELAARHPECCFVWVDVEDHADALGDFDVENFPTLLIQRMDDAGDVLFFGPVLPHAGVVEGMLSRDLRAAPTVTAAPDLRGWLLQSA encoded by the coding sequence ATGCCGCTTCTCTCGCCCGACACTGATGCCACTACGCTGCATACGCGCATGCGGACGGGGCAGTTGCTGGTCGCGTGCTTGTGCGCCGAGTGGTGCGGCACCTGCCGCAGCTACCGCACGACGTTTACCGAGTTGGCGGCGCGGCATCCGGAATGCTGCTTCGTCTGGGTGGACGTGGAAGACCATGCCGATGCCCTGGGCGATTTCGATGTCGAAAATTTCCCCACCCTGCTGATTCAACGCATGGATGACGCCGGCGATGTGTTGTTTTTCGGCCCCGTCTTGCCGCATGCCGGTGTGGTGGAAGGCATGCTTTCGCGTGATTTGCGCGCCGCCCCAACTGTGACGGCGGCACCCGACTTGCGTGGCTGGCTGCTGCAATCGGCCTGA